A genome region from Bradyrhizobium commune includes the following:
- a CDS encoding 2-hydroxychromene-2-carboxylate isomerase gives MTRTAPQFLFDFGSPNAYLSHLAIPAIEQRIGVKFDYVPILLGGIFKSTNNKSPAETLAGIRNKREFHAVETERFVKRFNVQPYVMNPFFPVNTLNLMRTAIAAQLEGVLEKYVDAAFHHMWREPKKMDDPEVAAKALTSSGLDAQKLFARAQEPEVKGKLIKNTEEAVARGAFGSPTFFVGNEMFFGKEQLREVEEMVSGK, from the coding sequence TTGACCCGCACAGCCCCGCAATTCCTGTTCGATTTCGGCAGCCCGAACGCCTATCTCAGCCATCTGGCGATCCCGGCGATCGAACAGCGGATCGGCGTCAAGTTCGACTATGTTCCGATCCTGCTCGGCGGCATCTTCAAGTCGACCAACAACAAATCGCCGGCCGAGACACTTGCCGGCATCAGGAACAAGCGCGAATTCCATGCGGTCGAGACCGAGCGCTTCGTCAAGCGCTTCAACGTCCAGCCTTACGTCATGAATCCCTTCTTCCCCGTCAACACGCTGAACCTGATGCGCACGGCGATCGCGGCGCAGCTCGAAGGCGTGTTGGAGAAATATGTCGACGCCGCCTTCCACCACATGTGGCGCGAGCCGAAGAAGATGGACGATCCGGAAGTGGCAGCGAAGGCGCTGACGTCCTCCGGCCTCGACGCCCAAAAGCTGTTCGCCCGCGCCCAGGAGCCCGAGGTCAAGGGCAAGCTGATCAAGAACACCGAAGAGGCGGTCGCCCGCGGCGCGTTCGGCTCGCCGACCTTCTTTGTCGGCAACGAGATGTTTTTCGGCAAGGAGCAGCTGCGCGAGGTCGAGGAGATGGTGTCGGGAAAGTGA
- a CDS encoding MATE family efflux transporter encodes MSVAKPLWKSFLRFLAPLMLSNALQSLFGTVSNVYLGQMIGVDALAAVSAFYPVMFFLFAFVMGLSTGATVLIGQAFGAGQHNRIKIIVGTTLSVGLLLSISAALAGGIFGRQLMMALATPADILDQASAYARIILLTMPLGFVFLLMTAMIRGVGDAVTPLLALALSTAIGLILTPMLIHGVFGLPAFGITSPAWAAAISNAVTLLALAAYLLRKKHALAPDPALLRHLRLNRAVIGQILGIGLPSAIGMVVMAIAELVLLGLVNGFGSEATAAYGAVNQVMGYTQFTAMSISIAVSILGAQAVGGGDRARLDSIVRTGVAFNFVLTGGLVALIYLAPRAVLGIFITDGTVLDLAKGLLTIALWSSVPFGLATVFSGAMRAAGVALTPMLLSIFAIVAIELPAAVILSRTIGLEGVWAAYPIVFCAMFLLQMGYYLLVWRKRAIRRMV; translated from the coding sequence ATGTCCGTCGCCAAGCCGCTCTGGAAAAGCTTCCTTCGCTTCCTCGCACCGTTGATGCTGAGCAACGCGCTGCAATCGCTGTTCGGCACCGTCAGCAATGTCTATCTCGGTCAGATGATCGGCGTCGACGCGCTTGCGGCGGTTTCCGCGTTCTACCCGGTGATGTTCTTCCTGTTCGCCTTCGTCATGGGCCTGAGCACCGGCGCCACCGTGCTGATTGGACAAGCCTTTGGCGCGGGCCAGCACAACAGGATCAAGATCATAGTGGGAACGACGCTCTCAGTCGGTCTCCTGCTCTCGATTTCAGCCGCACTCGCCGGTGGGATCTTCGGCCGGCAATTGATGATGGCGCTCGCGACGCCCGCCGACATTCTCGACCAAGCCAGCGCCTATGCCCGCATCATACTCCTGACCATGCCGCTCGGCTTCGTCTTCCTGCTAATGACGGCGATGATCCGTGGCGTCGGCGACGCCGTGACACCGCTGCTGGCGCTGGCATTGTCGACGGCCATCGGCCTGATCCTGACGCCGATGCTGATCCACGGCGTATTCGGACTGCCGGCGTTCGGTATCACCAGCCCGGCATGGGCCGCTGCAATCTCCAACGCAGTAACGCTGCTCGCGCTCGCTGCCTATCTGCTGCGAAAGAAGCACGCGCTCGCACCGGACCCTGCGCTGCTGCGTCATCTGCGGCTCAACCGCGCTGTGATCGGACAGATCCTCGGCATCGGCTTGCCGAGCGCAATCGGCATGGTGGTGATGGCGATCGCCGAGCTGGTGCTGCTTGGCCTCGTCAACGGCTTTGGATCCGAGGCGACCGCCGCCTATGGCGCCGTCAACCAGGTGATGGGCTACACGCAGTTCACGGCGATGTCGATTTCGATCGCGGTCTCGATCCTCGGCGCGCAGGCCGTGGGCGGCGGGGACCGGGCCCGGCTCGACAGCATCGTGCGGACCGGCGTCGCGTTCAACTTCGTCCTGACCGGCGGGCTTGTCGCATTGATCTATCTCGCGCCGCGCGCCGTGCTCGGCATCTTCATCACCGACGGCACCGTGCTCGATCTGGCGAAGGGACTGCTCACGATCGCCTTGTGGAGCTCGGTGCCGTTCGGCCTGGCCACGGTATTTTCGGGCGCCATGCGCGCCGCCGGCGTGGCGCTGACGCCGATGTTGCTGTCGATCTTTGCCATCGTCGCGATCGAGTTGCCCGCCGCCGTAATCCTCAGCCGCACAATCGGCCTCGAGGGCGTATGGGCCGCCTATCCGATCGTGTTCTGCGCCATGTTCCTTTTGCAGATGGGCTATTACCTCCTGGTGTGGCGCAAGCGCGCGATCCGCCGCATGGTCTGA
- the panE gene encoding 2-dehydropantoate 2-reductase, whose translation MRILVVGAGAIGGYFGGRLLQAGRDVTFLVRPRRAGELASAGLVIKSPNGDVTLNNPPTVQADALKDKFDVVLLSCKAFDLDDAIKSFAAAVGPNTAIIPMLNGMKHLDTLDARFGKERVLGGLCAIAATLNEKREVVQLQPMQSINYGERDGKLSDRVKAIDEAFKSGINGAAASQNIMQDMWEKWVFLSSLAASTSLMRTSVGNILAAPGGRDFLLGMLDETSAIATASGYTPGGPFFERVKGMLTTEGSPMTASMFRDIKAGLPVEADHVIGDLIARGDAAKVPVPKLRIAYTHLKAYEKQRVG comes from the coding sequence ATGCGTATCCTCGTGGTCGGCGCCGGCGCCATCGGCGGCTATTTTGGTGGCAGGCTGTTGCAGGCCGGGCGCGACGTCACCTTTCTGGTCCGGCCGCGCCGCGCCGGCGAGCTCGCGAGCGCCGGCCTCGTCATCAAGAGCCCGAATGGCGATGTGACGCTGAACAATCCGCCGACCGTTCAGGCCGACGCGCTCAAGGACAAATTCGACGTCGTGCTGCTGAGCTGCAAGGCGTTCGACCTCGACGACGCCATCAAGTCGTTTGCCGCGGCGGTCGGGCCGAACACGGCGATCATTCCGATGCTGAACGGCATGAAGCATCTGGACACGCTGGATGCCAGGTTCGGCAAGGAGCGCGTGCTCGGCGGTCTCTGCGCCATCGCCGCGACCCTGAATGAGAAGCGCGAGGTGGTGCAGCTCCAGCCGATGCAGTCGATCAATTACGGCGAGCGCGACGGAAAGTTGTCGGATCGGGTCAAGGCGATCGACGAGGCCTTCAAGAGCGGCATCAATGGCGCCGCCGCCAGCCAGAACATCATGCAGGACATGTGGGAGAAGTGGGTGTTCCTGTCCTCGCTCGCGGCATCCACCAGCCTGATGCGCACCTCCGTCGGCAACATCTTGGCCGCACCCGGCGGCAGGGATTTTCTGCTCGGCATGCTCGACGAGACCAGCGCGATCGCCACAGCGTCCGGCTACACGCCGGGTGGCCCGTTCTTCGAACGCGTCAAGGGCATGCTCACCACCGAAGGCTCGCCGATGACGGCCTCGATGTTCCGCGACATCAAGGCGGGCCTGCCGGTCGAGGCCGATCACGTGATCGGCGACCTCATTGCACGCGGCGATGCGGCCAAGGTGCCGGTGCCGAAGCTGCGCATCGCCTACACGCATCTGAAGGCGTATGAGAAGCAGCGGGTGGGCTGA
- the ggt gene encoding gamma-glutamyltransferase, with translation MMSSFSTRRIFFAIIATLAFGLTSATAQDARRLYVPPALDTVHAVSAEHGMVVAQEKISARVGADILRRGGNAVDAAVATGYAMAVTYPRAGNIGGGGFMVIHSAERNEDIAIDYRETAPAATTPQIFLGPDGKPDAAKSRDSALGIGVPGTVAGLALALEKYGSGHFTLAQLLEPAITLARDGFIVGDDIADTLPGWSSRLARWPSSAKIFAKPDGTPLGEGDRLVQSDLADTLASIAAQGPRGFYEGPVAEKLAKAVSDAGGIMTPADLKAYQAVIRAPVHGTYRGYDIVSMPLPSSGGVVLVETLNILEGFQLGDLKQGSPASLHLLIEAMKRAYADRARYLGDPAFVNAPIDRLTAKDYASRLRAGISTEHATPSKDLVAAATSPREGSNTTHYSVVDSSGNAVSNTYTLNFSYGVGMVAEGTGVLLNNELDDFTAAVGASNAYGLVGYEANLPGPGKRPLSSMSPTIVLRDGKPVLVTGSPGGSRIISTVLQVIVNVLDYKMDVAAAVAAPRLHHQWLPDEVRVERGFPDDVLFGLKAMDHLIVEPMGQTSANSILVTPNGPLGAPDPRSRGAEAAGQ, from the coding sequence ATGATGTCGTCATTTTCGACACGGCGAATTTTTTTCGCGATCATCGCCACCCTGGCGTTTGGTCTTACATCCGCGACCGCGCAGGATGCGCGACGGCTATATGTCCCTCCCGCACTCGACACGGTCCACGCCGTTTCCGCCGAGCATGGCATGGTGGTGGCGCAGGAGAAGATTTCTGCGCGAGTGGGCGCCGATATCCTGCGGCGCGGCGGCAATGCGGTCGATGCCGCGGTCGCGACCGGCTATGCCATGGCAGTGACCTATCCGCGTGCCGGCAATATCGGCGGCGGCGGCTTCATGGTGATCCACTCAGCCGAGCGCAACGAGGACATCGCGATCGACTATCGCGAGACCGCGCCGGCTGCGACCACGCCGCAAATCTTCCTTGGGCCCGACGGCAAGCCCGATGCCGCCAAGTCGCGCGATTCCGCGCTCGGCATCGGCGTGCCCGGCACGGTCGCAGGCCTTGCGCTCGCGCTGGAGAAATACGGCTCGGGCCATTTCACGCTGGCGCAACTGCTCGAGCCCGCGATCACGCTGGCCCGCGATGGATTTATCGTCGGCGACGATATCGCCGATACCCTGCCCGGCTGGTCTTCGCGGCTGGCACGCTGGCCATCGTCAGCCAAAATCTTCGCAAAGCCCGATGGCACGCCGCTCGGTGAAGGCGACAGGCTGGTGCAGAGCGATCTCGCCGACACGCTGGCGAGCATCGCCGCGCAAGGCCCGCGCGGCTTTTATGAGGGCCCGGTCGCGGAGAAACTCGCCAAGGCGGTGTCGGACGCCGGCGGCATCATGACGCCGGCCGATCTAAAAGCCTATCAGGCGGTGATCCGCGCGCCGGTGCACGGCACCTATCGCGGCTACGACATTGTCTCAATGCCGCTGCCGTCCTCGGGCGGCGTGGTGCTGGTGGAAACGCTCAATATCCTCGAAGGTTTTCAACTTGGCGATTTGAAGCAGGGTTCGCCGGCCTCATTGCATCTACTGATCGAAGCCATGAAACGCGCCTATGCCGACCGCGCGCGCTATCTCGGCGATCCCGCTTTCGTCAACGCACCGATCGATAGGCTCACGGCGAAGGACTATGCGAGCAGGCTTCGGGCGGGCATCTCCACGGAGCACGCCACGCCGTCGAAAGATCTTGTTGCCGCCGCGACTTCGCCGCGCGAAGGCAGCAACACCACGCATTACTCCGTCGTGGACAGCAGCGGCAACGCCGTCAGCAACACCTATACGCTGAACTTCAGCTACGGCGTCGGCATGGTCGCCGAGGGCACCGGCGTGCTGCTCAACAACGAGCTCGACGATTTCACCGCCGCGGTCGGCGCCTCCAATGCCTACGGTCTCGTCGGCTACGAGGCAAACTTGCCCGGTCCCGGCAAGCGGCCGCTGTCGTCGATGTCGCCGACCATCGTGCTCAGGGACGGCAAGCCGGTGCTGGTGACGGGTTCGCCCGGCGGCAGCCGCATCATCTCGACCGTGCTCCAGGTCATCGTCAACGTGCTCGACTACAAGATGGATGTTGCGGCCGCCGTTGCCGCGCCGCGGCTGCATCACCAATGGCTGCCGGACGAGGTGCGTGTCGAGCGCGGCTTTCCTGATGATGTGCTGTTCGGGCTGAAGGCGATGGACCATCTCATCGTCGAGCCGATGGGACAGACCTCCGCCAATTCGATTCTCGTGACGCCGAACGGCCCGCTCGGCGCGCCTGATCCACGCTCGCGCGGCGCGGAAGCAGCGGGGCAGTAA
- a CDS encoding glutathione S-transferase family protein, protein MLTVHHLNNSRSQRVLWLLEELGVPYEIVRYQRQPDMRAPKELRAIHPLGKSPVITDNGNTIAESGAIIEYLIATYGNGRLIPPPNTPERLRFTYWLHYAEGSAMSPLLLKLLFTLMPKRAPALLRPLVRKVSNQALTTLVNPQLKQHMDYWEGELGKSEWFAGNEFTAADIQMSFPLEAAQARGGLEQGHPKAMAFLERIHARPAYARALEKGGPYQVGR, encoded by the coding sequence ATGCTGACCGTCCACCATCTCAACAATTCCCGCTCGCAGCGGGTGCTGTGGCTGCTCGAAGAGTTGGGCGTGCCCTACGAGATCGTGCGCTATCAGCGTCAGCCGGACATGCGCGCGCCGAAGGAGCTACGCGCCATCCATCCGCTCGGCAAGTCGCCTGTCATCACCGACAACGGCAACACCATCGCCGAGTCCGGCGCGATCATCGAATATCTGATTGCGACCTACGGCAACGGCCGGCTGATCCCGCCGCCGAACACGCCGGAGCGGCTGCGCTTCACCTATTGGCTGCATTATGCGGAAGGCTCCGCGATGTCGCCGCTGCTGCTGAAGCTGCTGTTCACGCTGATGCCGAAGCGTGCGCCGGCCCTGCTCCGCCCGCTGGTGCGCAAGGTCTCGAACCAGGCGCTGACGACGCTGGTCAATCCGCAGCTGAAGCAGCACATGGATTATTGGGAAGGCGAGCTCGGCAAGAGCGAGTGGTTCGCCGGCAACGAGTTCACCGCGGCCGATATCCAGATGAGCTTTCCGCTCGAAGCGGCACAGGCGCGCGGCGGCCTCGAGCAGGGCCATCCCAAGGCGATGGCGTTCCTGGAACGCATTCATGCGCGGCCAGCCTATGCGAGAGCGCTGGAGAAGGGCGGACCGTATCAGGTCGGACGCTAG
- a CDS encoding DUF2239 family protein encodes MAMIPMQKTFTAFQGQHRMASGPAGEVALVVKRMASRPDEPIIIFEDATGRSIDFDLRGGDREVLARLAKLIPPPVEETAAPSEPRGRGRPKLGVVAREVTLLPRHWEWLNAQPGGASVALRKLVDEARRASGDKDRERQAREAAYHFMSTMAGNLPQFEEASRALFADDRRRFSGLIADWPTDVRDHIVKLAYSDRA; translated from the coding sequence ATGGCAATGATTCCAATGCAAAAGACTTTTACCGCCTTTCAAGGTCAGCACCGCATGGCGTCCGGGCCGGCAGGCGAGGTCGCGCTGGTGGTCAAGCGGATGGCATCGCGGCCGGATGAGCCCATCATCATCTTCGAGGACGCCACGGGCCGGTCGATCGACTTCGATCTGCGCGGCGGGGATCGCGAGGTGCTGGCGCGGCTGGCGAAGCTGATCCCGCCCCCGGTCGAGGAGACCGCAGCACCGAGCGAGCCGCGCGGCCGCGGCCGGCCGAAACTCGGCGTGGTCGCGCGCGAGGTGACGCTGCTGCCGCGGCACTGGGAATGGCTCAACGCGCAACCGGGCGGTGCATCGGTCGCGCTGCGAAAGCTCGTCGACGAGGCGCGGCGCGCCAGCGGCGACAAGGACCGCGAGCGGCAGGCGCGCGAGGCGGCCTATCACTTCATGTCGACCATGGCCGGCAATCTGCCGCAGTTCGAGGAAGCCTCGCGCGCGCTGTTTGCGGATGACCGGCGCCGCTTCTCCGGACTGATCGCCGACTGGCCCACTGATGTCCGCGACCACATCGTCAAGCTCGCCTACAGCGACCGCGCGTAG